TTTTGATGCAATACCTTCTGGATAATTTCGATTCTGTAGATTCTGCAATTCTTGATATTACATCAGGAAAATACAATGTAATTGAGGTGCCAACAGAACTCTTCCCTATAAGACTCCATTATTATCTTCATGATATTAATGGTAATTCGGCAATAGTTGAATTTCTGAAAGGAGAAACGATAATATACAAAAATCCAGAAATTGAAGTACTCACAAATACTCCTTATAATGAAGCATTGACTGCTTTAAAAGAATATGATGGTTTTGGCGGAACAAACTCCATTCCGGGTACTCAAGGTTCTATCGAACGTTTCGTTCGTGGTGCTTACTACGCTAAACATCTTCCTGAACTTAAATCGAACAATTATGTTAATTTCGGATTTGCTGCAATTCAGACAGTATCAGTATCTCCACAATTTGATCATATCAGCACTCAATGGACTATTGTAACCGACTTGATGAATAAAATGATCTACTTTAGAACTCTTGATAATCCATCCATTTCATATATTTTTTTAGAAGAAATCGATTTTGATAAATTACAATCTGAAATGTTTTTAAATTTCACAGAACTAAAATTGGATGGTAATGTTTTAAATAAATTTGATTACGTTCCTCAAAAAGAATAATCCTTTGTAATAAAGAAAATTCTTAAATTTGACTATCACCGTGGCAGAGCCAAGGTGTATTTCGCTAAATTTATTTCAGCAAGCTGAAAATCGAATTTTCATTATTTACCCCTCTGCCTTCGGCATCTCCCCTCAAACAGGGGAGAA
The Candidatus Cloacimonadota bacterium genome window above contains:
- a CDS encoding linear amide C-N hydrolase: MKKFYLVFAFLLFLIINNWNLFSCSEIFINNTSKISARNFDFMFSDGLIRISPRGQQRESDYTNAGDKKMSWISKFGSVSFLLKLPRLNAEIDSELILAGIDGINEKGFKVGTYYLADAEFNDSENVTTLSISILMQYLLDNFDSVDSAILDITSGKYNVIEVPTELFPIRLHYYLHDINGNSAIVEFLKGETIIYKNPEIEVLTNTPYNEALTALKEYDGFGGTNSIPGTQGSIERFVRGAYYAKHLPELKSNNYVNFGFAAIQTVSVSPQFDHISTQWTIVTDLMNKMIYFRTLDNPSISYIFLEEIDFDKLQSEMFLNFTELKLDGNVLNKFDYVPQKE